From Acidihalobacter aeolianus, a single genomic window includes:
- a CDS encoding sigma-54-dependent transcriptional regulator, translating to MSRHLKILVVEDDTNLREAIVDTLLLAGFEVTAASDGREALSCLSSEPIGIVVSDVQMSGLDGHALLKRVRLQRPDIPVVLMTAYGTIQRAVDAMRDGAADYLVKPFEASVLVEMVSRLLPPAEFDDAAPVAEDMRTRELLALAGRVAGTDATVMITGPSGSGKEVFAREIHRMSKRAEGPFVAINCAAIPENMLEAMLFGYEKGAYTGAHEARAGKFEQANGGTLLLDEISEMDLGLQSKLLRVLQEREVERLGGHRPIALDVRVLATSNRNLREEVAAGRFREDLFYRLNVFPLHLPSLRERPRDILPLARCLLSRHGANQILLTAAAEQRLLTHGWPGNVRELDNVMQRALILSDGKCIDQGDLHFETVEGPALMLPEEPEVQDTGGVLDADLRRREGELILETLRAVNGNRKEVAARLGISPRTLRYKLAKLRDAGVAIPC from the coding sequence ATGAGCCGACACCTCAAGATACTGGTGGTCGAGGATGACACGAATCTGCGTGAGGCGATCGTGGATACGCTATTGCTGGCCGGGTTCGAGGTCACTGCCGCAAGCGATGGCCGTGAAGCACTGAGCTGTCTCTCATCGGAGCCCATCGGCATCGTCGTCAGCGATGTGCAGATGAGCGGTCTCGACGGACACGCTCTGCTCAAGCGGGTAAGACTGCAGCGGCCGGATATACCGGTCGTGTTGATGACGGCCTACGGGACCATCCAGCGTGCTGTGGACGCCATGCGCGACGGGGCTGCTGATTATCTGGTGAAACCCTTCGAGGCCTCGGTTCTGGTGGAAATGGTCAGTCGGCTGCTGCCTCCAGCTGAGTTCGATGATGCGGCCCCTGTCGCCGAGGACATGCGGACACGCGAATTGCTCGCGCTGGCCGGACGGGTTGCTGGGACCGATGCCACTGTGATGATCACCGGGCCATCTGGCAGCGGCAAAGAGGTTTTTGCGCGCGAAATCCATCGCATGTCCAAGCGGGCCGAGGGCCCTTTCGTGGCGATCAACTGCGCTGCGATTCCAGAGAACATGTTGGAGGCGATGCTGTTCGGCTACGAAAAGGGTGCATACACCGGTGCTCATGAGGCGCGCGCCGGCAAGTTCGAACAGGCCAATGGCGGTACGTTGTTGCTCGACGAGATCTCGGAAATGGATCTTGGTTTGCAGTCCAAACTATTGCGTGTGTTACAGGAACGCGAGGTGGAGCGACTGGGTGGACATCGTCCGATCGCCTTGGATGTCCGGGTCCTGGCTACTTCGAACCGTAATCTGCGCGAAGAGGTGGCTGCGGGGCGTTTCCGCGAAGATTTATTTTATCGCCTGAATGTATTCCCGCTGCATCTGCCATCGCTGCGTGAGCGGCCGCGCGACATTCTGCCGTTGGCGAGGTGCTTGCTGTCGCGTCATGGCGCCAATCAGATCCTGTTGACTGCCGCGGCGGAGCAGCGTTTGCTGACGCATGGGTGGCCCGGCAATGTACGCGAGTTGGACAACGTAATGCAGCGAGCACTGATTCTCAGCGACGGGAAATGTATCGACCAGGGCGATCTCCACTTTGAAACCGTAGAAGGCCCAGCGCTGATGCTGCCAGAAGAGCCCGAAGTTCAGGACACGGGCGGAGTGCTGGATGCCGATCTCAGGCGGCGTGAAGGCGAATTGATACTGGAAACCCTGCGCGCCGTAAACGGCAATCGCAAGGAAGTGGCCGCACGCCTGGGTATCAGCCCGCGTACCCTGCGTTACAAACTGGCCAAGCTCAGGGACGCCGGGGTTGCGATCCCATGCTGA
- the fliE gene encoding flagellar hook-basal body complex protein FliE, which yields MSGTEINQVLAQMRAMAAIADGKSSPPAAQPGQVDFGKLLADSINQVNEAQQHAGKLATSFEQGTSTADLGQVMVALQKANLSFEAMTQVRNKLVSAYQEIMNMQI from the coding sequence ATGAGCGGTACGGAAATCAATCAGGTGCTGGCGCAGATGCGAGCGATGGCCGCCATCGCTGATGGCAAGAGCTCGCCGCCGGCGGCACAACCTGGCCAGGTCGATTTCGGCAAGTTGCTGGCGGATTCGATCAATCAGGTCAATGAAGCGCAGCAACACGCGGGTAAGCTCGCGACGAGTTTTGAGCAGGGCACTTCGACGGCTGACCTGGGCCAAGTCATGGTCGCCCTGCAGAAGGCCAATCTTTCCTTCGAGGCGATGACCCAGGTCCGCAACAAGCTGGTGTCGGCGTACCAGGAAATCATGAACATGCAGATCTAA
- a CDS encoding sigma-54 interaction domain-containing protein, with protein sequence MSKSSFGHLDSADTPTPVVWVASHAGAEADQLRAIVEFLGFDPVNFDASAPLGEAVALMVCTLGDPTGMREVLLWHADNPAAPPLVVVGEEPEGFTGTRLAWPLDASQTILALERARAYSSASRESTTGIMPPILDRMLIGRSQSMLRLRRLIARVAETDTTVLVQGETGTGKEVVASAIHYCSPRRDRPFVAVNCGAIPAELLESELFGHEKGAFTGALTARQGRFELAQGGTLFLDEIGDMPLPMQVKLLRVLQERTFERVGSNRSMNTDVRVIAATHRDLEASISEGRFREDLFYRLNVFPVEVAPLRHRKEDIPLLAEHFAARLERDGRERIRLSPGALKALNLYHWPGNVRELANMIERLSILVPDGTVEVMDLPTKMLELAEVDLGQSDEQITLTASPEIGLPEDGVDLREYLGQLEMSFIRKALEDAGGVVAHAAHALRMRRTTLVEKMRKYGIQRQEDATES encoded by the coding sequence ATGTCGAAATCATCGTTCGGCCATTTGGACAGCGCAGATACACCTACGCCTGTGGTTTGGGTGGCTTCCCATGCAGGCGCAGAGGCAGATCAGCTCCGCGCCATTGTTGAATTCCTCGGGTTCGACCCTGTGAACTTCGATGCCTCCGCGCCTCTGGGAGAGGCGGTTGCCTTGATGGTCTGCACGCTCGGCGACCCGACGGGCATGCGTGAGGTGCTGCTTTGGCACGCTGACAACCCAGCCGCTCCCCCTTTAGTGGTGGTGGGCGAGGAACCCGAAGGGTTTACCGGCACTCGATTAGCTTGGCCACTCGATGCGAGTCAGACGATTCTGGCGCTTGAGCGAGCGCGAGCCTATTCGAGCGCATCACGCGAAAGTACGACGGGCATCATGCCTCCTATCCTCGATCGCATGTTGATTGGGCGCAGCCAATCCATGCTGCGTCTGCGTCGTTTGATTGCGCGCGTAGCCGAAACGGATACAACGGTGCTGGTGCAGGGCGAAACCGGTACGGGCAAAGAGGTGGTCGCTTCGGCGATTCATTACTGCTCTCCGCGCAGAGACCGACCTTTCGTAGCGGTCAATTGCGGCGCCATCCCGGCCGAATTGCTCGAAAGCGAATTGTTCGGACATGAAAAAGGCGCATTTACCGGCGCCCTGACGGCTAGGCAGGGGCGTTTCGAACTGGCCCAGGGGGGAACGTTGTTCCTGGATGAGATCGGCGATATGCCGTTGCCGATGCAGGTCAAATTGTTACGTGTGCTGCAGGAACGCACCTTCGAGCGTGTGGGCAGTAACAGGAGCATGAATACCGACGTGCGGGTGATCGCCGCCACCCATCGAGATCTGGAGGCATCGATCAGCGAGGGACGGTTCCGCGAGGATCTTTTCTACCGTCTAAACGTATTCCCGGTGGAGGTTGCTCCGCTTCGTCATAGAAAAGAGGATATTCCGTTGCTGGCCGAGCATTTCGCTGCCCGTCTGGAAAGGGACGGACGAGAGCGGATACGCCTTTCACCCGGCGCACTGAAAGCGTTGAATCTTTACCATTGGCCGGGCAATGTCCGCGAACTTGCCAATATGATAGAGCGACTTTCGATCCTGGTGCCGGACGGTACGGTCGAGGTTATGGATTTACCCACGAAGATGTTGGAACTGGCTGAAGTCGACCTTGGCCAGAGCGATGAACAAATCACCCTGACGGCCTCACCTGAGATCGGGTTGCCCGAGGATGGCGTTGATTTGCGTGAATATCTCGGGCAGTTGGAGATGTCCTTCATTCGTAAGGCGTTGGAGGATGCTGGGGGCGTAGTTGCGCATGCTGCACATGCATTGCGCATGCGTCGGACCACGCTGGTAGAAAAAATGCGTAAGTACGGAATCCAGCGTCAGGAAGACGCGACAGAAAGTTGA
- a CDS encoding sensor histidine kinase translates to MSPKDQAISNPVDHVVSATEISERERLLAEAFDTFNRLSEDLAHSYRGLEQRVEQLSRELAAARSERLEQLAEKERLANRLGRLLELLPGAVIVTGEGGIVREANPAAYEFLGEPLVGEPWESVAERFVSGGAGAGEVRLTDGRRLNVSIRALESEPGDVLLLQDVTHTRVLQEQLDQHRRLAAMGEMAAGLAHQIRTPLSSVLLYLSHLEARRIDEEQRQRVLGKIRNQVQYLERMVNDMLQFARGGANNLTPLTFATIVGDFEEMIRLPLAERSACMEITWADDVSALCCLGQRETLVGALLNLASNALQAAPPGVHLHLTVRLPDATHVALTLTDNGPGVPSEIAERIFEPFYTTHHQGTGLGLAVVRAVMHSHGGEVTLDRTGGPGGVFTLHLPLVDCASAGPDRGA, encoded by the coding sequence ATGAGCCCGAAAGACCAGGCAATAAGTAATCCGGTAGATCACGTCGTTTCTGCAACCGAAATCTCGGAACGTGAGCGCCTGCTTGCGGAGGCCTTTGATACCTTCAATCGGCTCTCCGAAGATCTTGCGCATTCGTATCGGGGGCTGGAGCAGCGGGTCGAGCAATTAAGCCGAGAACTGGCTGCCGCCCGTTCCGAGCGTTTGGAACAGTTAGCGGAAAAGGAGCGTCTCGCCAATCGCCTGGGCCGGCTGTTGGAACTTCTGCCAGGTGCGGTCATCGTGACCGGTGAAGGAGGTATCGTGCGCGAGGCGAACCCTGCTGCCTACGAATTTCTTGGCGAGCCGCTCGTGGGCGAACCCTGGGAATCAGTCGCTGAGCGCTTCGTTTCCGGTGGCGCAGGGGCCGGCGAAGTCCGTCTAACGGATGGGCGACGTCTTAATGTGTCGATACGCGCACTTGAATCGGAGCCCGGCGACGTGTTGCTGCTACAGGACGTTACTCACACGCGTGTCCTGCAGGAACAATTAGATCAGCACCGCCGTCTGGCCGCCATGGGCGAGATGGCCGCTGGGCTGGCTCATCAGATCAGGACGCCGTTGTCATCCGTGCTGCTGTACCTGTCTCATCTGGAAGCGCGCAGGATCGACGAGGAGCAGCGACAACGCGTGCTTGGGAAGATACGCAATCAGGTTCAGTATCTGGAACGCATGGTCAATGACATGCTTCAGTTCGCGCGCGGTGGCGCCAACAATCTGACGCCATTGACATTCGCTACGATTGTCGGCGATTTCGAGGAGATGATCAGGCTCCCGCTTGCCGAGCGTTCCGCATGCATGGAAATCACCTGGGCGGACGATGTATCGGCTCTGTGTTGCCTTGGGCAGCGCGAAACCCTGGTTGGGGCGCTGCTCAATCTGGCTTCGAACGCGCTGCAAGCGGCGCCACCCGGCGTACATCTCCACTTGACCGTCCGTCTGCCTGACGCCACGCACGTCGCGCTGACCTTGACCGATAACGGTCCTGGCGTACCCTCGGAGATTGCCGAGCGAATCTTCGAACCCTTTTATACGACACATCATCAGGGAACGGGGCTGGGGCTTGCCGTGGTGCGAGCGGTCATGCACAGCCACGGCGGAGAGGTGACGTTGGATCGCACCGGGGGTCCCGGCGGTGTGTTTACATTGCATTTGCCTTTGGTCGATTGTGCATCGGCCGGTCCTGACAGGGGAGCCTGA